One Dictyostelium discoideum AX4 chromosome 3 chromosome, whole genome shotgun sequence genomic region harbors:
- the dynA gene encoding dynactin 150 kDa subunit has product MSEEGKSLPPGTRVSINGKPELGLGTVKYCGMTKFSPGRWVGIELDSAAGKNDGTVQGERYFDCKPAHGLFVKPNMAVIVEEQPQTQTQPQPQQTSNIDDGIDDSKLMPAPITTPSKIAATSGIRPPSSTGIRPPSSLGKGRPSLTGSSSTTSSSSSSSSTTTTTTTPTSSIKKPSESGIRRPSTIPSSTTTTTSTTSTSPTSTSPLTSPPPEKKSEPSPPTTTTISPPPPTVVEPTPIEQPQPTPSKISRPPSSASSRPTGIPKPSGLKEPTPTPTPTPTPTPTPTPTPTPTPTPTPTPTPTPIITPNPTITTTTTPIPTPSTPLPPSTSNSITLTPPSTQKKQSKIIQGEDEEEEEEINDLLNKSLATERMNQAVQENIDKMMTTINDLKEDKNRSQEEINSLKDRLKEAVASKDKQIKENEKQIKENEKQIQQLEKTIAIKEKENENLLKTQHRNEDKEKSEFEKEKQSLLEQISNLNENLELLTLDKEVTEEKLEMTELEFEQVKEELEMMRIEYDSLKIQLDEKPTRSIDESLPTDVLVLQEQNDKLKEALVKLRDITMNDKHELSKKTKELETLSKQVQSLTEKSNKLEMELSIKIEETLELKLALEDAEVSESLITDLTDKNLSLNEELEELKVSIADLESFRDLSEELSENQVALEKSLRLEVNSKDIEILNIQSQMTNLQIKNQENEKTILQFRDLVGRLQHKLEEMRRKEEEQSEHQHSWSAIQQQLLSKNIQLQNQMIKATALEIDHQLEQSKSVESQVHLAFVYEYLPEQTFQLDNDAIKMLLLLKRIILKSELAQKYLNRTYKVEEIGNKVAGGDSDQMLLTSGQVAHSLSIIHILEHLAISTTWLTETLERSSSDQWLRSGRSIKDMLNQERILDNLLQLIKLEQFGSSYSSTDLEKLCQRIDSILTNIFGNITNSTNDSGSNNTSSNNNNNNNVDQIFKPEWSILLNYILGIQYNIKQIMLNDINITTTITHNDQFIFPHKEMSKVLSVCRKVVKNLLTKPYLSQSSIVRDLLKTSEHTCKSILLELVQSLPKIQDESINSGGGGSGSGSGNLNNNLNDLLIKIQARSDLIISNSNSLNKNNDEFSNDDYQDQEESKLSSSLEKVFYRMNVQLSDVVETIIAGDLNLSEKDKQALTKQSPWAERANQLKQSLGEVGQLRDIIQSKDAELLENLKTIKAKEAELIEEKRKEESFDKRIRILQKSENEVTEKLAKEIKSREDNEKNFRQALNLLRNEKNSLEHDSKNMQNKILALQQELQKKLNTPLSPMIANQELLRSVDDINVLSLKKAIRFLRNENLKLKSQKSIKELCELNLIQNYRHQQQIKQQQQQQSNNSSTSSTSSSTPTLLEQQAKKQQIKFNEIVEYSKQVNHMMSSILESTATPKVLDLSNKSISSSSSSSSSSNDRTSANEIEKQKLLIKQQERKVKQLQSKMTNFISSSTCQFGLNNYADANQSRMLKESIPLKIANITIPNLNINNINNNNNNTNSLMLDKDIQEALNSKTLSIQLFTNPQTFKEIHQVFVK; this is encoded by the exons ATGTCAGAAGAAGGAAAATCACTTCCACCAGGAACACGTGTTTCTATCAATGGTAAACCTGAATTAGGTTTAGGTACTGTTAAATATTGTGGTATGACAAAATTCAGTCCTGGTCGTTGGGTTGGTATTGAATTAGATAGTGCTG ctGGTAAAAATGATGGTACAGTTCAAGGTGAAAGATATTTTGATTGTAAACCAGCACATGGTTTATTCGTTAAACCAAATATGGCAGTAATTGTAGAAGAACAACCACAAACACAaacacaaccacaaccacaacaaacaTCAAATATTGATGATGGTATTGATGATTCTAAACTTATGCCAGCACCAATCACTACACCATCAAAAATAGCTGCAACATCTGGTATTagaccaccatcatcaactgGTATTagaccaccatcatcattggGTAAAGGTAGGCCATCACTAACTGGTTCTTCTTCAACaacctcatcatcatcatcatcatcatcaacaacaacaacaacaacaacaccaacttcatcaattaaaaaaccaaGTGAATCTGGTATTAGAAGACCAAGCACTATTCCATcatcaactacaactacaactagtACTACTTCAACTTCACCAACTTCTACCTCACCACTtacatcaccaccaccagaaAAGAAATCTGAACCCTCACcaccaactacaactacaatttcaccaccaccaccaactgtAGTTGAACCAACACCAATagaacaaccacaaccaacaCCATCTAAAATTTCAAGACCACCATCATCAGCTTCTTCAAGACCAACTGGTATTCCAAAACCATCAGGTTTAAAAGAACCAACTCCAactccaacaccaacaccaacaccaacaccaacaccaacaccaacaccaacaccaacaccaacaccaacaccaacaccaacaccaacaccaataatAACACCAAATCCAACTataactacaacaacaactccaataccaacaccatcaacaccattaccaccatcaacatcaaattCTATAACATTAACACCACCATCAACACAAAAgaaacaatcaaaaattattcaaggtgaagatgaagaagaagaagaagaaattaatgatttattaaataaatcattagcAACTGAAAGAATGAATCAAGCAGTTCAAGAGAATATTGATAAGATGATGACAACTATCAATGACTTAAAAGAGGATAAAAACAGATCACAAGAGGAGATCAATAGTTTAAAGGATAGATTAAAGGAAGCAGTAGCCAGTAAGGATAAACAAATCAAAGAGaatgaaaaacaaatcaaagaaaatgaaaaacaaattcaacaattagaGAAAACCATAGCGATCAAAGagaaagaaaatgaaaatctttTGAAAACTCAACATCGTAATGAGGATAAAGAGAAATCAGAGTTTGAAAAGGAGAAACAATCCCTATTGGAGCAAATTTCAAATCTCAATGAAAATCTCGAACTTTTAACACTCGATAAAGAAGTTACCGAAGAGAAATTAGAAATGACCGAATTGGAATTTGAACAAGTCAAAGAGGAATTAGAGATGATGCGTATCGAATACGATAGTTTGAAAATCCAATTGGATGAGAAACCAACTCGTTCAATCGATGAAAGTTTACCAACCGATGTATTGGTATTACAAGAACAAAacgataaattaaaagaggCATTGGTTAAACTACGTGATATCACAATGAATGATAAACATGAACTCTCAAAGAAAACCAAAGAATTGGAAACTCTCTCAAAACAAGTTCAATCACTAACAgagaaatcaaataaattggaGATGGAGTTATCAATAAAGATAGAAGAGACCTTGGAATTGAAGTTAGCATTGGAGGATGCCGAAGTCAGTGAATCGTTAATCACCGATCTTACAGATAAGAATCTTTCATTGAATGAAGAATTGGAGGAATTAAAAGTATCAATTGCAGATTTAGAATCATTTAGAGATCTTAGTGAAGAGTTGAGTGAAAATCAAGTTGCACTGGAGAAATCATTAAGATTGGAGGTCAATTCAAAGGATATtgaaattttgaatattcaaAGCCAAATGACCAATCttcaaattaaaaaccaAGAGAATGAAAAAACCATATTACAATTCCGTGATCTCGTTGGTAGACTTCAACATAAATTGGAAGAGATGAGAAGAAAAGAAGAGGAACAATCGGAACATCAACATTCATGGTCAgcaattcaacaacaattgtTAAGTAAAAACATTCAAttacaaaatcaaatgattaaAGCAACCGCATTGGAAATCGATCACCAATTGGAACAATCTAAATCTGTTGAATCTCAAGTTCATTTAGCATTTGTTTATGAATATTTACCAGAACAAACCTTCCAATTGGATAATGATGCTATTAAAATGTTATTACTCTTAAAGAGAATCATATTGAAATCGGAATTAGctcaaaaatatttaaatcgtACTTATAAAGTTGAAGAGATTGGTAATAAAGTTGCTGGTGGAGATAGTGATCAAATGTTGTTAACAAGTGGTCAAGTTGCTCATTCCCTATCTATCATTCATATTTTAGAGCATTTAGCAATCTCTACAACTTGGTTAACTGAAACTTTAGAAAGATCATCTTCTGATCAATGGTTAAGATCTGGTAGATCAATTAAGGATATGTTAAATCAAGAAAGAATtttagataatttattacaattaattaaattggaACAATTTGGTTCATCTTATTCAAGTACTGATTTAGAAAAACTTTGTCAAcgtattgattcaattttaacaaatatttttggtaatattacaaattcaacaaatgacagtggttcaaataatacatccagtaataataataataataataatgttgatCAAATATTTAAACCAGAATGGTCAatacttttaaattatattttaggtattcaatataatattaaacaaattatgttaaatgatattaatattacaactACAATAACTCATAATGACCAATTTATTTTCCCACATAAAGAAATGTCAAAAGTTTTATCAGTTTGTCGTAAAGTTGTAAAGAATCTTTTAACTAAACCATACCTTTCACAATCATCAATTGTACGTGATTTACTTAAAACCTCTGAACATACTTGTAAATCAATACTTTTAGAGTTGGTACAATCTTTACCAAAAATTCAagatgaatcaattaatagtggtggtggtggtagtggtagtggtagtggtaatttaaataataatttaaatgatttattaataaagattCAAGCAAGATCAGATCTTATCATTAgtaattcaaattctttaaataagaATAATGATGAATTCTCAAATGATGATTATCAAGATCAAGAGGAATCTAAACTTTCATCTTCATTGGAGAAAGTATTCTATCGTATGAATGTACAATTGAGTGATGTAGTTGAAACTATTATCGCTGGTGATTTGAATCTCTCTGAAAAGGATAAACAAGCATTAACCAAACAAAGTCCATGGGCTGAAAGAgctaatcaattaaaacaatccCTTGGTGAAGTGGGTCAATTACGTGATATCATTCAATCAAAAGATGCTGAACTATTAGAGAATCTTAAAACTATCAAAGCAAAAGAAGCTGAATTAATCGAAGAGAAGCGTAAAGAGgaatcatttgataaaaGAATTCGTATACTTCAAAAATCAGAGAATGAAGTCACTGAAAAATTggcaaaagaaattaaatcacgtgaagataatgaaaagaATTTCCGTCAAGCCCTCAATCTATTACGTAATGAAAAGAACTCACTAGAGCATGATTCAAAGAATAtgcaaaataaaatacttgCTCTTCAACAAGAAttacaaaagaaattaaatactCCATTATCTCCAATGATTGCCAATCAAGAGTTACTTCGTTCTGTTGATGATATCAATGTATTATCCCTTAAAAAAGCTATTAGATTCTTaagaaatgaaaatttgaaattaaaatctcaaaaatctattaaagaattatgtgaattaaatttaattcaaaattatagacatcaacaacaaataaaacaacaacaacaacaacaatcaaataattcatcaacatCTTCAACTTCATCATCTACTCCAACTTTATTAGAACAACAAGCAAAGaaacaacaaattaaatttaatgaaattgttgaatATTCAAAACAAGTTAATCATATGATGAGTTCAATTTTAGAAAGTACTGCAACTCCAAAGGTTTTAGATTTAagtaataaatcaatttcatcctcctcatcatcatcatcttcctCAAATGATAGAACTAGtgcaaatgaaattgaaaaacaaaaattattaattaaacaacaaGAAAGAAAAGTTAAACAACTTCAATCAAAGATGACAAATTTCATCTCAAGTTCAACTTGTCAAtttggtttaaataattatgcTGATGCAAATCAATCCAGAATGTTAAAAGAATCAATACCTTTAAAAATTGCAAATATTACaattccaaatttaaatattaataatatcaataataataataacaatacaaATTCCTTAATGTTGGATAAAGATATTCAAGAagctttaaattcaaaaactttatcaattcaattatttacaaaCCCTCAaacatttaaagaaattcatcaagtttttgtaaaataa